The following are encoded together in the Desulfococcus multivorans genome:
- a CDS encoding Fic family protein, with amino-acid sequence MEHPIATSGSLVEKTGITPATVNKALGHLEQFGIVKELTAWKRNRLFSYAGYIEIMNRGTELPGR; translated from the coding sequence ATGGAACATCCCATCGCCACCTCGGGCTCGCTGGTGGAGAAGACCGGTATCACCCCGGCCACGGTCAACAAGGCGCTCGGCCACCTGGAGCAGTTTGGCATCGTCAAGGAGCTGACTGCCTGGAAACGAAACCGCCTGTTCAGCTATGCGGGCTATATCGAGATCATGAACCGGGGCACGGAACTGCCGGGAAGGTAG
- a CDS encoding PDDEXK nuclease domain-containing protein, producing MSRKKNVTLPADYTGLLADIKQRVRHAQTRAVLAVNAELIRLYWEIGAMIDRRQQQEGWGSGVIPRLARDLHNELPEEKGFSERNIKRMLAFYREYPHLEFVPQAVAQIDSDPKGPQLAALFPVELIQSVPWGHHSELMAKVKDPATRKWYMQAAIENGWSRNILVMQIETAAHHRQGRATTNFAKRLPPPDSDLVQQTLKDPYLFDFLTLESGFHERELETGLIAHLEKFLLELGRGFAFVGRQYHLDIGDRDFYIDLLFYHLKLRCYVVIDLKRGDFKPEYAGKMNFYCSVVDDQLRHETDKPTIGLILCQQPDRVLAEYALRGIDKPIGVSSFELTRALPESLESSLPSIEQIEKELEGGDE from the coding sequence ATGAGCAGAAAGAAAAATGTGACCTTGCCCGCCGACTACACCGGGCTGTTGGCCGATATCAAACAGCGCGTACGCCATGCCCAGACCCGCGCCGTGCTGGCAGTCAACGCCGAGTTGATCCGGCTCTACTGGGAAATTGGTGCCATGATTGATCGCCGCCAGCAACAGGAAGGCTGGGGGTCTGGCGTGATTCCCCGCCTTGCCCGCGATCTGCACAACGAGCTACCCGAGGAAAAGGGGTTCTCCGAGCGCAACATTAAGCGAATGCTGGCCTTTTATCGTGAATATCCGCACCTGGAATTTGTGCCACAGGCTGTGGCACAAATTGATTCTGATCCAAAAGGGCCACAGCTTGCGGCACTTTTCCCCGTCGAGCTAATCCAGTCCGTTCCCTGGGGGCATCATTCCGAGCTGATGGCCAAGGTCAAAGATCCAGCTACCCGCAAGTGGTATATGCAGGCAGCCATCGAAAACGGCTGGAGTCGAAATATTCTGGTAATGCAGATCGAAACCGCCGCCCATCATCGCCAGGGGCGCGCAACCACCAACTTTGCCAAACGACTACCGCCGCCCGATTCCGATCTGGTGCAGCAGACGCTGAAAGATCCCTATCTGTTCGACTTCCTCACCCTGGAATCGGGCTTTCATGAACGCGAACTGGAAACCGGCCTCATCGCCCATCTGGAAAAATTCCTGTTGGAATTGGGACGGGGCTTTGCCTTCGTCGGGCGGCAGTACCACCTCGACATAGGTGATAGAGACTTCTACATCGACCTGCTCTTCTACCATCTCAAACTGCGCTGCTATGTGGTGATCGATCTCAAGCGCGGCGATTTCAAACCCGAATACGCCGGTAAGATGAATTTCTATTGCAGCGTGGTCGATGACCAGTTGCGCCATGAAACCGACAAACCCACCATCGGCCTGATTCTCTGTCAGCAACCCGACCGGGTGCTGGCGGAATACGCCCTGCGCGGCATCGACAAGCCTATCGGTGTTTCAAGCTTTGAACTGACCCGCGCTTTGCCTGAGAGCCTTGAGAGCAGCCTGCCCAGTATCGAGCAGATCGAGAAGGAACTGGAGGGCGGAGATGAATAA
- a CDS encoding AAA family ATPase, which produces MRLTSLYIGQYKNLRDFSLSFDGGSFIDVFVGKNGTGKSNLFEALIEIFRHIVEFDREKAARDFNYRIGFEIDGKATEIGWNSGKLTIGGKERKTIGKTPLPDNVLIYYSGHNDTVAKLVEQYEEAFRKRIKRADFDEARYFIGIGPEYKDLLLAVLLMQPDTCRARQFICQKLGIETVASEAKVVLERPAYAADSRFDIELNDETDRYWKPEGITKTFLDRLHGCINTATGSPVRSEGYFADPDRYILYFDIANIRQEFADLSPQELFRQFDNLKTLGMLAEITIPLQLTGGVDATIAHFSDGQFQSVYIYSIVELFKDRNCITLLDEPDSFLHPEWQFDFLKQVFEITDTTAKNNHVLMSSHSAVTLIPHDKKKIKFFDIKGNQANCYDLPKSVAIKKLSADLIKYSEQEQLLSIINAIQIENKPVLFTEGSTDPVILKEAWYKLYDVEMPFIPFYAFSCTYIKQLLTDNRIHTEMGGLPVFALFDFDKAYDQWNGLNGTVSETDPLKGMIKKWAEGESYALMLPVPANADIQKQVIRNAATGETFGGDSCCEIEHLFYGLEATKNYYQQEPCVGGTKIVFKSDGEKTAFAKEVVPTLASACFEVFRPMFEFIKTKCPAGAEGGD; this is translated from the coding sequence ATGCGCCTGACATCGCTCTATATCGGCCAGTACAAGAACCTGCGGGATTTTTCCCTGAGCTTCGACGGCGGCAGTTTTATCGATGTCTTTGTCGGCAAGAACGGCACCGGCAAATCCAACCTGTTCGAGGCGCTCATCGAGATCTTCCGCCATATCGTCGAGTTCGATCGTGAAAAGGCCGCCCGCGATTTCAATTACCGCATCGGCTTCGAGATTGACGGCAAAGCCACCGAGATCGGCTGGAACTCCGGAAAGCTGACTATCGGCGGTAAGGAGCGAAAAACCATCGGCAAGACGCCGCTGCCGGACAATGTGCTGATCTACTACTCCGGCCACAATGACACCGTGGCAAAGCTGGTCGAGCAGTATGAAGAGGCCTTCCGCAAACGCATCAAGCGCGCCGATTTTGACGAGGCGCGGTATTTCATCGGCATCGGCCCGGAATACAAGGATCTGCTGCTGGCCGTGCTGCTGATGCAGCCCGACACCTGCAGGGCGCGGCAATTCATCTGCCAGAAGCTCGGCATTGAAACCGTGGCTTCAGAAGCGAAGGTGGTGCTGGAACGCCCCGCCTACGCCGCCGATTCCCGTTTTGATATCGAATTGAACGATGAAACCGACCGCTACTGGAAACCGGAGGGGATCACCAAAACCTTTCTCGACCGGCTCCATGGCTGCATCAACACCGCCACCGGCAGCCCGGTGCGCTCTGAGGGGTATTTCGCAGATCCCGATCGTTATATCCTCTATTTCGATATCGCCAATATCCGCCAGGAATTCGCCGACCTCAGCCCCCAGGAGCTGTTCCGCCAGTTTGACAACCTGAAAACCCTGGGGATGCTGGCCGAGATCACCATTCCCCTGCAACTGACCGGCGGCGTGGACGCCACCATCGCCCACTTCAGCGACGGCCAGTTTCAGTCGGTGTACATCTACTCCATCGTCGAGCTGTTCAAGGATCGCAACTGCATCACCCTGCTCGACGAGCCCGACTCCTTCCTCCACCCGGAATGGCAATTCGACTTCCTCAAACAGGTCTTCGAGATCACCGACACCACCGCAAAAAACAACCATGTGCTGATGAGCAGCCATAGCGCGGTGACGTTGATTCCGCATGACAAAAAGAAGATCAAGTTTTTCGACATTAAAGGCAATCAGGCCAATTGCTATGACCTGCCCAAGTCGGTTGCCATCAAAAAATTGAGTGCCGATCTCATCAAATATTCCGAGCAGGAACAGCTGCTCAGCATCATCAACGCCATCCAGATTGAAAACAAACCAGTTCTGTTCACCGAGGGCAGCACCGACCCGGTGATTCTCAAGGAGGCGTGGTACAAGCTGTATGACGTTGAGATGCCGTTCATCCCGTTTTATGCCTTCAGTTGCACCTACATCAAACAGCTACTGACCGACAACCGCATACATACCGAAATGGGCGGATTGCCGGTTTTCGCCCTGTTCGATTTCGACAAGGCCTATGACCAGTGGAACGGATTGAACGGAACCGTCAGCGAAACAGACCCGTTGAAGGGAATGATCAAGAAATGGGCTGAGGGAGAATCTTACGCCTTGATGCTGCCCGTGCCAGCCAACGCCGACATACAAAAGCAAGTTATCCGCAATGCTGCCACGGGTGAAACCTTCGGCGGAGACTCGTGCTGTGAGATAGAGCACCTGTTTTACGGACTCGAAGCCACCAAGAATTATTACCAGCAGGAACCCTGCGTCGGCGGTACCAAGATCGTCTTTAAATCAGATGGGGAGAAGACCGCTTTCGCCAAGGAAGTCGTGCCAACCCTGGCCTCGGCTTGCTTTGAAGTTTTCCGTCCCATGTTCGAATTCATCAAGACGAAATGCCCGGCGGGTGCGGAAGGTGGGGATTAA
- a CDS encoding integrase core domain-containing protein, with the protein MRCIRIPPKAPQANAFCESFIGTCKHQCLNHFVCFGLGQLAHINRVWLDYYHTQRPHQGTGNNIISADFRHTSPGPVKRQERLGGIVAWYEREAA; encoded by the coding sequence GTGCGCTGCATCCGCATCCCGCCGAAAGCGCCGCAGGCCAACGCCTTTTGCGAATCCTTCATCGGCACCTGCAAGCACCAGTGCCTGAACCACTTCGTCTGCTTCGGCCTCGGCCAGCTGGCCCACATCAACCGCGTCTGGCTCGATTACTACCACACCCAGCGGCCCCACCAGGGCACGGGCAACAACATCATATCCGCCGATTTCCGGCACACATCCCCAGGACCGGTCAAACGGCAGGAGCGGCTCGGCGGTATTGTCGCCTGGTACGAGCGGGAAGCGGCGTAA
- a CDS encoding ATP-binding protein — MNDTGCQNKQGAPGHVMIECLKRIIREYQSLEPPDGLLPRRVAIGSLPGKVTVVTGVRGSGKTTLLHQRILQLIESGVTRENILSLDLADDRLYWLRHENPNLILEAYFELHPQKRGSETVHCFFDEVQALPHWQLFIDRLMRTEKCEVTVAGSLLPSPDEETASPLTGRIVSWEIFPLSFREFLDGKGIESDGTLSTKQRLTIQKAFEDYWQVGSFPGVIRLDQRQRIETHQANWNAIIASIIGHHNISHPRAVIDLAHWLADNSGSFYSVSHLTDYLKSLGHRVRKSSVVDWLVAFEDAGLLFSVNIFASSPTRISVNPRKVYCIDHALAASVSSGILTNRDSLLENLVFTALHRVTPEIFYHKTKTGREVDLVALLPSVPGQERTVMLVQVCASLADPRVKHCEVRSLSEAMVELAVAEGTIVTWRTDETIPVGFGTIQVVPVWRFLLEVEPRT; from the coding sequence ATGAATGACACCGGTTGCCAAAACAAACAGGGAGCGCCGGGCCATGTCATGATCGAATGCCTGAAACGAATCATCCGTGAATACCAGAGCCTTGAACCGCCGGACGGACTGCTGCCCCGGCGTGTCGCCATTGGCAGTCTGCCGGGCAAGGTCACGGTGGTCACCGGCGTCAGGGGGAGCGGCAAGACTACCTTGCTGCACCAGCGCATCCTGCAACTGATCGAGAGCGGTGTTACCCGCGAGAACATCCTCTCTCTCGATCTGGCAGACGACCGGCTTTACTGGCTGCGGCACGAAAACCCAAACCTCATCCTGGAGGCGTACTTCGAGCTCCATCCACAGAAGCGCGGCAGCGAGACGGTTCATTGCTTTTTCGATGAGGTGCAGGCGCTCCCACACTGGCAGCTCTTCATCGACCGCCTGATGCGCACCGAAAAGTGCGAGGTCACCGTGGCCGGTTCCCTGCTGCCCTCACCGGATGAGGAAACCGCCAGCCCTCTGACCGGCCGGATCGTCTCCTGGGAGATCTTCCCGCTTTCGTTTCGGGAGTTCCTCGACGGCAAAGGCATCGAGAGCGACGGCACGCTATCCACCAAGCAGCGGCTGACCATCCAGAAGGCGTTCGAGGACTATTGGCAGGTCGGCAGCTTCCCCGGCGTGATCCGACTCGACCAGCGCCAGCGCATCGAAACCCATCAGGCAAACTGGAACGCGATTATCGCCAGCATCATCGGCCACCACAACATTTCCCACCCTCGGGCGGTGATCGATCTGGCCCACTGGCTGGCGGACAACAGCGGCTCTTTCTATTCCGTCAGCCACCTGACCGATTACCTGAAATCCCTCGGCCACCGGGTGCGCAAAAGCTCGGTGGTCGATTGGCTCGTCGCGTTCGAGGATGCCGGGCTGCTCTTCAGCGTGAACATCTTTGCCAGCTCGCCAACCCGGATCAGCGTCAATCCCCGCAAGGTCTACTGCATCGACCACGCGCTGGCGGCCTCGGTCAGCTCCGGCATCCTCACCAACCGCGACAGCCTGCTGGAGAATCTGGTGTTCACCGCGCTGCACCGGGTGACGCCGGAGATCTTCTACCACAAGACCAAAACGGGCCGGGAGGTGGATCTTGTCGCGCTGCTCCCGTCAGTGCCGGGACAAGAACGAACCGTAATGCTGGTCCAGGTCTGCGCCTCGCTGGCCGATCCCCGTGTCAAGCACTGTGAAGTGCGTTCCCTCTCCGAAGCAATGGTCGAGCTGGCGGTGGCGGAGGGGACCATCGTCACCTGGCGCACCGATGAGACTATCCCCGTGGGCTTCGGCACCATCCAGGTGGTGCCGGTCTGGCGGTTTCTGTTGGAGGTGGAACCACGAACCTAA
- a CDS encoding type I restriction-modification system subunit M gives MSLTTLIKAIQDIMRKDVGVDGDAQRISQMVWLIFLKIFDDKEQEWQLTVPGYKSPLPSRFRWSSWAKNPEGMTGEELIDFVNNDLFPALKKLATAAGVSPHGKVVGSVFEDAYNYMKSGTLLRQVINTIEEDVDFNKSGDRHLFNDIYEKILSDLQSAGNAGEYYTPRAVTQFMVDMLDPQLGQTILDPACGTGGFLTCAIEHLNKQVKTAEDRKRLQECIHGVEKKPLPHMLAMTNMMLHGIDVPTNVRHDNTLSRPLKDYGPRDRVDLIITNPPFGGMEEDGIENNFPRKYQTRETADLFMALIMHLLKHDTGKAAVVLPDGFLFGEGTKTNLKRELLEEFNLHTIVRLPKGVFSPYTSIATNILFFEKGGPTKEVWFFEHPYPEGYKSYSRSKPLTIAEFDLEKAWWGGAERKGRKTTEQAWKVSAKELAERNYNLDCKNPHEVEVNHRDPEELMAEYQQIVHQLEAAQTALKAELMACLGGKA, from the coding sequence ATGTCACTCACCACCCTGATCAAAGCCATTCAGGACATCATGCGCAAGGATGTCGGCGTCGATGGCGACGCGCAGCGCATCAGCCAGATGGTCTGGCTGATTTTCCTGAAGATCTTCGATGACAAGGAGCAGGAGTGGCAGCTCACCGTGCCCGGTTACAAGTCGCCGCTGCCCAGCCGTTTCCGCTGGTCCAGCTGGGCCAAGAACCCCGAAGGGATGACCGGTGAGGAGCTGATCGACTTCGTCAACAACGACCTTTTTCCCGCGCTCAAGAAACTGGCCACCGCCGCCGGTGTTTCGCCCCATGGCAAAGTAGTCGGTTCGGTCTTCGAGGACGCCTACAACTACATGAAATCCGGCACCCTGCTGCGCCAGGTGATCAACACCATCGAAGAAGATGTGGACTTCAACAAATCCGGCGACCGTCACCTGTTCAACGACATCTACGAGAAGATCCTCTCCGACCTGCAATCCGCCGGAAACGCGGGTGAATACTACACCCCCCGCGCCGTCACCCAGTTCATGGTCGACATGCTCGACCCGCAGCTCGGGCAAACCATTCTCGATCCGGCCTGCGGCACCGGCGGGTTTCTCACCTGCGCCATCGAGCACCTGAACAAGCAGGTCAAAACCGCCGAGGATCGCAAGCGCTTGCAAGAGTGTATTCACGGCGTGGAGAAGAAACCGCTGCCGCACATGCTGGCCATGACCAACATGATGCTGCACGGCATCGACGTACCTACCAACGTCCGCCACGATAACACCCTGAGCCGACCGCTCAAGGATTACGGCCCCCGCGACCGGGTGGACCTGATCATCACCAATCCACCCTTCGGCGGCATGGAAGAAGACGGCATCGAGAACAACTTCCCGCGCAAGTACCAGACCCGCGAAACCGCCGACCTCTTCATGGCGCTGATCATGCACCTCTTGAAACACGACACCGGCAAGGCGGCCGTGGTGCTGCCCGACGGTTTTCTGTTCGGCGAGGGCACCAAGACCAACCTCAAGCGCGAACTGCTTGAGGAGTTCAACCTGCACACCATCGTGCGTCTGCCCAAAGGCGTGTTCAGCCCCTACACCAGCATCGCCACCAACATCCTCTTTTTCGAGAAAGGCGGGCCGACCAAAGAGGTCTGGTTCTTCGAACACCCGTATCCGGAAGGCTACAAGTCCTACTCCCGCTCCAAGCCCCTGACCATCGCCGAGTTCGATCTCGAAAAGGCCTGGTGGGGCGGTGCCGAGCGCAAGGGGCGCAAGACCACCGAGCAGGCCTGGAAGGTCTCGGCCAAGGAGCTCGCCGAGCGCAACTACAACCTGGACTGCAAAAACCCCCACGAGGTGGAGGTCAACCACCGCGATCCGGAAGAGCTGATGGCTGAATACCAGCAGATCGTCCACCAGCTCGAGGCGGCGCAGACAGCCTTGAAAGCCGAGTTGATGGCCTGCCTGGGGGGGAAGGCATGA
- a CDS encoding nucleotidyltransferase family protein, with protein MNRQRVLDLLSRSKPELQARFGVTRLALFGSAARDTTTSGSDVDVLVAFDGPATSKRYFGVQFYLEDLLGCPVDLVTEKALRPELRPYIEQERINV; from the coding sequence ATGAATAGACAACGTGTTCTTGACCTGCTGAGCCGCAGCAAGCCGGAGCTGCAGGCCCGTTTCGGCGTGACCCGGCTGGCCTTGTTCGGTTCCGCCGCCCGTGATACGACGACCAGCGGCAGTGATGTCGATGTGCTGGTGGCCTTCGATGGCCCGGCCACCTCCAAGCGCTATTTTGGCGTGCAGTTTTATCTGGAGGACCTGCTCGGCTGTCCGGTCGACTTGGTCACCGAAAAGGCCCTGCGGCCGGAGCTGCGCCCCTACATCGAACAGGAGCGGATCAATGTCTGA
- a CDS encoding type II toxin-antitoxin system RelE/ParE family toxin: protein MAFQVYLTDDASRDLEELYDYIESHDAPEKADYVLDQIEKAFSSLSENPERGTYPEELLAVGLREYREIFFKAYRIIYRVMAENVYVMVIADGRRDMQALLQRRLLQA, encoded by the coding sequence ATGGCTTTTCAGGTATATCTGACCGACGATGCGTCCCGTGATCTGGAGGAGTTGTACGACTATATCGAGTCTCACGACGCGCCGGAAAAAGCGGATTACGTCCTCGATCAAATAGAGAAGGCCTTTTCGAGCCTCTCTGAAAACCCGGAACGAGGAACCTATCCAGAGGAACTTCTGGCCGTCGGGCTTCGCGAATACCGTGAGATATTTTTCAAAGCCTACCGCATCATTTACCGGGTCATGGCCGAAAATGTCTATGTCATGGTGATTGCCGACGGCCGCCGCGATATGCAGGCATTGCTGCAACGACGGTTACTGCAAGCCTGA
- a CDS encoding DUF86 domain-containing protein produces MSDAGRREWRFYLDDMIDFAGKVLAYTHGLDQAGFVAGGLAYDATLRNLELIGEAATHVPDEIRAAHPEIPWRMIIATRNRIIHGYLGIDDDTLWSIIRDDVPELLPLLKALKNEALS; encoded by the coding sequence ATGTCTGATGCCGGCCGCCGCGAATGGCGCTTCTACCTCGATGATATGATCGACTTTGCCGGAAAGGTACTCGCCTATACCCACGGGCTCGACCAGGCCGGTTTCGTAGCCGGCGGACTGGCCTACGACGCCACCCTGCGCAACTTGGAGCTGATCGGCGAAGCCGCCACCCATGTCCCGGATGAAATCCGCGCCGCCCATCCTGAAATCCCCTGGCGGATGATCATCGCCACCCGCAACCGCATCATACACGGCTATCTCGGCATCGACGACGACACCTTATGGAGCATCATCCGTGACGACGTGCCCGAACTGCTGCCGCTGCTCAAGGCGCTAAAAAACGAGGCGTTGTCATGA
- a CDS encoding restriction endonuclease subunit S, which yields MTEATRNLLEQHFDTAFAAPDGIAKLRELILTLAMQGKLVEQDPNDPPASELLKEIKAEKQRIVKAGKIKKPKPLPSIKPEEVPYELPQGWEWVRLGDICSYIQRGKGPKYVDFSTHRVVSQKCVRWYGLDLEPARYIDPASLEKYEPIRFLRVGDLLWNSTGTGTIGRACLVPQELEGVEVVADSHVTVVRPIEVRPLFLWRWIQSPIVQNAIEGSASGTTNQIELNTSTVINHLMPLPPPSEQHRIVARIDQLMARCDELEKLRKEREEKRLAVHAAAIKQLLDAPNGSAWDFIQQNFGELYTVKENVAELRKAILQLAVMGRLVPQNPNDPSASELLKEIEAEKQRLVKSKQLKIGQKTEDTKFICHDTAIPETWEWVKGLDILFITKLAGFEYTKYVNLQDEGEIPVIRAQNVRQFSIDTTNLKYIDLKTSELLERCALTKPALLVTFIGAGIGDVALFEKNERWHLAPNVAKMEPFVGCESKLNLRYLNYFLLSPLGRREIFKHLKSTAQPSISMGTIRDIDYPLPPLPEQHRIVDRIDHLMALCDTLDQQIDSATEKQTALLNAVMAQV from the coding sequence ATGACCGAGGCCACCCGCAATCTGCTGGAACAGCATTTCGACACCGCCTTTGCCGCGCCCGACGGCATCGCCAAATTACGCGAGTTGATCCTGACCCTCGCCATGCAGGGTAAGCTGGTGGAGCAGGACCCGAATGACCCGCCCGCTTCGGAGCTGCTGAAAGAGATCAAAGCCGAAAAACAGCGGATAGTGAAGGCAGGAAAAATCAAGAAGCCCAAGCCCCTGCCGTCGATCAAGCCGGAGGAAGTGCCCTATGAACTGCCGCAGGGGTGGGAGTGGGTGAGGCTTGGGGACATTTGCTCATATATTCAGCGCGGAAAGGGGCCGAAATATGTTGATTTTTCCACGCATCGAGTGGTTTCGCAAAAATGCGTGCGCTGGTACGGACTCGATCTTGAACCTGCGCGGTATATTGACCCGGCCTCTTTGGAAAAGTATGAGCCGATCCGGTTCTTGAGAGTTGGCGACTTGCTATGGAACTCGACTGGTACTGGAACCATTGGCCGAGCATGTCTTGTTCCGCAAGAGCTTGAAGGTGTTGAAGTAGTAGCCGACTCACATGTGACGGTTGTTCGTCCAATTGAAGTCAGGCCGTTGTTCCTTTGGCGCTGGATTCAAAGCCCTATAGTTCAGAATGCGATCGAAGGATCAGCTTCGGGGACGACAAATCAGATTGAGCTGAACACCTCAACGGTCATCAACCATTTGATGCCTCTCCCCCCCCCTTCCGAACAACACCGCATCGTCGCCCGTATCGACCAGTTGATGGCCCGTTGCGATGAGCTGGAAAAGCTGCGCAAGGAGCGGGAGGAGAAGCGGCTGGCCGTCCACGCCGCCGCCATCAAACAACTGCTCGACGCGCCGAATGGCTCGGCCTGGGACTTTATCCAGCAGAACTTCGGCGAACTCTACACCGTCAAGGAAAACGTCGCCGAACTGCGCAAGGCCATCCTCCAGCTCGCCGTCATGGGTCGCCTCGTCCCCCAAAACCCCAACGACCCGTCCGCCAGCGAACTGCTGAAAGAGATTGAAGCCGAAAAACAGCGGCTGGTGAAGAGCAAACAGCTAAAAATCGGTCAGAAAACTGAGGACACAAAGTTCATTTGCCATGACACTGCGATTCCAGAAACATGGGAATGGGTTAAGGGTTTAGACATCCTCTTTATTACGAAGCTCGCTGGGTTCGAGTATACGAAATACGTTAATCTTCAAGACGAGGGAGAGATCCCTGTAATTCGTGCTCAAAACGTTCGTCAATTTAGCATCGACACAACAAATCTGAAATATATCGATTTGAAAACCTCCGAGTTATTAGAACGATGTGCTCTTACTAAACCAGCTCTTTTAGTAACATTTATTGGTGCTGGCATTGGTGATGTCGCGCTTTTTGAAAAGAATGAGAGATGGCACCTGGCCCCGAACGTCGCAAAGATGGAGCCTTTCGTTGGATGTGAGAGCAAGTTAAATCTGCGGTACTTAAATTATTTCCTTCTTTCACCACTGGGAAGGCGGGAAATTTTTAAACACCTCAAATCAACTGCGCAACCGAGTATTTCGATGGGTACTATTCGGGATATTGATTATCCACTCCCCCCACTCCCCGAACAACACCGCATCGTCGACCGCATCGACCATTTGATGGCCCTGTGCGACACGCTCGACCAGCAGATCGACTCTGCCACCGAAAAGCAAACTGCACTCCTCAACGCCGTGATGGCTCAGGTATAG
- a CDS encoding virulence RhuM family protein: MTDRDKKLIRNSTAEFLIFTGQAGEQSIEARYEDETIWLTQQLMAELFQSSKQNISHHIRSIFEEGELNPEATVKKYLTVRQEGKRQVQRELEYYNLDMIISVGYRVNSVRATQFRQWATQVLREFAIKGYVLDKKRMENGAFLGEDYFERLLEEIREIRLSERRFYQKITDIYATSVDYNRDAPTTKAFFAKVQNKLHFAIHGHTAAELILQRADSTKANMGLTTWEKAPDGKILKTDVAVAKNYLAKEELGALGRIVNAYLDLAEERALRKIPMTMEDWAKRLDAFLEFTGRDILQHSGKVSAEIAKAHAESEFEKYRIVQDRLFESDFDRIVKQIESAGEDPEKE, from the coding sequence ATGACTGACCGAGACAAAAAACTGATCCGCAACTCCACCGCTGAATTCCTGATCTTCACCGGTCAGGCGGGTGAACAAAGCATTGAGGCCCGTTATGAGGACGAGACCATCTGGCTGACCCAGCAATTGATGGCAGAGCTTTTTCAATCCTCTAAGCAAAACATCAGCCATCATATTCGAAGCATTTTTGAAGAGGGAGAGCTGAATCCAGAGGCAACTGTCAAAAAATATTTGACAGTTCGCCAAGAGGGGAAGCGGCAGGTTCAGAGGGAGCTGGAATATTACAATCTGGACATGATCATTTCCGTTGGCTACCGGGTCAATTCGGTGCGGGCTACCCAGTTCCGCCAGTGGGCCACACAGGTTTTGCGCGAGTTTGCCATCAAGGGCTATGTGCTGGACAAAAAGCGGATGGAAAACGGGGCGTTTCTGGGTGAGGACTATTTCGAACGCCTGTTGGAAGAGATCCGCGAGATCCGTCTCTCGGAACGGCGCTTCTACCAGAAGATCACCGACATCTATGCCACCAGTGTCGATTACAATCGGGACGCGCCGACCACCAAGGCGTTTTTCGCCAAGGTGCAGAACAAGCTGCATTTTGCCATCCATGGCCATACCGCTGCTGAGTTGATTCTGCAGCGGGCCGACAGTACCAAGGCCAATATGGGGCTGACCACCTGGGAAAAGGCCCCTGACGGCAAGATTCTGAAAACCGATGTTGCTGTGGCAAAAAACTATCTGGCCAAGGAGGAGCTGGGAGCTCTTGGGCGGATTGTGAATGCCTATCTTGATCTTGCCGAGGAACGCGCACTGCGCAAAATCCCCATGACCATGGAGGACTGGGCCAAGCGACTGGACGCCTTCCTGGAGTTCACCGGACGTGACATTCTGCAGCACAGTGGCAAGGTAAGCGCGGAGATTGCCAAAGCTCATGCCGAAAGCGAATTCGAGAAGTACCGTATCGTGCAGGATCGGCTGTTTGAAAGTGACTTTGACCGGATAGTGAAGCAGATCGAGTCCGCCGGAGAAGACCCGGAGAAAGAATAA
- a CDS encoding Fic family protein, translating to MDGNGRPGRLLIALLLYEQKVLRDPMLYLSLYFKTHRRYYYELLNNVRLTGDWEAWLDFFAETVIVTATQAVETARSFSTCRTGTETRSAVLAGRRHPPCRSTER from the coding sequence CTGGACGGTAACGGCCGTCCCGGTCGCCTGCTGATCGCGTTGCTCCTGTACGAGCAGAAGGTGCTGCGGGATCCGATGCTCTACCTCAGCCTCTATTTCAAGACGCACCGCCGGTATTACTACGAGCTGCTCAACAATGTCCGTCTGACCGGCGACTGGGAAGCCTGGCTTGATTTCTTTGCCGAGACTGTGATCGTCACCGCTACTCAGGCAGTGGAAACGGCCCGCAGCTTCTCGACCTGTCGAACCGGGACCGAGACAAGATCAGCAGTCTTGGCCGGGCGGCGGCATCCGCCCTGCAGATCCACCGAGCGCTGA